The window GGTCCTCTACTGGCACGAGCTCCTCCCCAGCCAAACAGCCGACACTGCAGACCTCCGACGCGAGTACGAAGCCTCCGCTGCCCAAGTGGAGCCCAAACATCTCCTAACGCTCATCTACACCAGCGGCACCACTGGCGTGCCGAAAGGAGTAATGCTGACGCATGCCAACGTGGTCGCCAACATCCAGGCAGCACTGCGTGCCGTCCCAATCGACCATACGGACGTGCTCCTCTCCTATCTTCCGCTGAGCCACTCGTACGAGCGCACTACGGGCTACTACAGCGCCTTCGCCGGCGGGGCAACGATTGCCTTCGCGGAATCTATCGAGACCGTAGCACAGAACATCACCGAGGTGCGCCCAACGGTGATGACGAGCGTCCCCCGGCTCTTCGAGCGAGTCCGCTCCCGCATCCTGGCCACTGTCGCTAAAGAGCCGCCTGCACGGCAGCGCATCTTCCACTGGGCCATTGACGTAGGACGTCGTGCTTGGTACGCTGAGCAGCAAGGCCGTGTAGCCCCGCACCTCCGCCTGCAGAGAGCCCTGGCCGACCGATTGGTCTTCCGCAAGATCCGGCAGCGCTTCGGCGGGCGATTGCGCTTCTTCGTCTCCGGCGGGGCAGCACTGCCGGTGGACGTTGGTGAGTTCTTCTTCGCCATCGGCATCCCCATCCTGGAGGGCTACGGGCTCACCGAAGCAGCACCCGTGCTGACCGTCAACCGGCTCAACGACATAGAGCTGGGCACCGTCGGCAAACCGCTGGACAACGTAGAGCTCCGCCTCGCCGAAGATGGTGAAATCCTGGCCCGCGGGCCTAACATCATGCTGGGCTACTGGAAGGACCCCGCTGCTACAGCCGAAGCTATCGACGCCGACGGCTGGCTCCACACCGGCGACATCGGGAGCTGGAGCCCACGAGGCAACCTCATCATCACCGACCGCAAAAAGCACATCTTCGTCAGCAGCGGCGGCAAGAACATTGCTCCGCAGCCGATCGAACAGCTCCTCTGCCAGAGCCCATACATCGACCAGTGCCTGCTCGTCGGAGACCAGCGCCCGTACTGTGCTGCCCTCCTCGTACCCGACTTCGAAGCCCTTGCGACCTGGGCAGAGCGCAACGGCATCTCCGACACTAGCCCTGAGGCGCTCGTCCGCCACCCCCAAGTGTTGGAGCTCCTCTGGCAGGAGATCGAGCGGCTCCAGCGACCGCTGGCACGCTACGAGCGCGTTCGCCGCTTCGCCGCTCTCCCGAAGCCCTTCTCGATTGAGGAGGGCGAACTCACCCCGACCCTGAAGATCCGCCGCAGCATCGTCGAGCACAAGTATGCCACCCTCATCGAGGCCCTCTACACCACCGCCTCCCCCACCCCATGGGTCACCGTGTAACCCCTCTCTGTCATGTCCCCAACGGTCCACAGGTGCCCGACAACTGCCCCTGCAGGAAGCCTCGCCTATGCGTCCGGCTGTTCCCTTTTACGTCAATGCCCACCGGTGGTCGTCTATGGCTTAGGTTTGAGACCAGCCTACCGCACCAGCACCTGAACAGTTTACAGGCAGTGGCGGCTTTCCTTGTCAGGCAGCACCAGAGCACGGATAGCGCGATGGTAGTACCAGAGAAGCCATCCCGAACGTATCGGACGCAATCCCACGGCCATCACGGTGCTGGACACTATCTCTCCTTCCATGCAGCCCAACTGCATATCGGCAGACGTACGCTTGATGAACGACACGAAGAAACCACCGATGCCCCGAAGGAAGAGAGTTACCCC is drawn from Candidatus Kapaibacterium sp. and contains these coding sequences:
- a CDS encoding long-chain fatty acid--CoA ligase, whose protein sequence is MAFRTIPEMLLQTVERYGSRKPAFLIKQRGSYQPVTYDELAEMVFRCAAALRRLGIGPRDRVGIVSENRLEWVVADLAIAGIGAVSVPAFPTLTAEQLEYIFDHSEAVAVFASNRFQWLKLRSVLPRIGRLQHIILFNDDPAEEPVLYWHELLPSQTADTADLRREYEASAAQVEPKHLLTLIYTSGTTGVPKGVMLTHANVVANIQAALRAVPIDHTDVLLSYLPLSHSYERTTGYYSAFAGGATIAFAESIETVAQNITEVRPTVMTSVPRLFERVRSRILATVAKEPPARQRIFHWAIDVGRRAWYAEQQGRVAPHLRLQRALADRLVFRKIRQRFGGRLRFFVSGGAALPVDVGEFFFAIGIPILEGYGLTEAAPVLTVNRLNDIELGTVGKPLDNVELRLAEDGEILARGPNIMLGYWKDPAATAEAIDADGWLHTGDIGSWSPRGNLIITDRKKHIFVSSGGKNIAPQPIEQLLCQSPYIDQCLLVGDQRPYCAALLVPDFEALATWAERNGISDTSPEALVRHPQVLELLWQEIERLQRPLARYERVRRFAALPKPFSIEEGELTPTLKIRRSIVEHKYATLIEALYTTASPTPWVTV